From a region of the Cyprinus carpio isolate SPL01 chromosome B21, ASM1834038v1, whole genome shotgun sequence genome:
- the LOC109045135 gene encoding myb-like protein X isoform X2, translated as MKSMREVNLDTYSLSLLTAKEDILNPRSSTNWALFTYDGIMNRLKLADSGVGGLKELMAKLHPRLPLYGMCRVGKAQPRIAMILWVGNEVDEYRRAECASHLPAIRAFFKEVHIFLPAHTLDEITEERICTLAHNAAVVTQGQRGRPGRRTGDGQAIVGTNYKRTIAAAEIQRIQRDSFWAQAEREEEERKKEEQRRAAEDRRQREKERMLQERRDAIERERRMNEKEQKIKEQRRIQAQMEAEAKKREKIKWEHEEREREEEEIRARYSRSQSEEKAAEAAALVSQRALNPREFFRQMSFSSVHTDSSPSSPSPVRSPYRRLHRSQTDSIFSFNESPSSRPTSPYRSSVVSPYFPSTPTSRSPILFTSTMAPSLQNGAMVSTKSQIQLSSPKTMEPRLQTQPSPTTNATESDILDSLVFYPPPPTPEQLQPDESEIVDEFPPPPPGFENSPEPSVNQPETPDHPLGPLLPPSCVLVPEPPSRPLPALPVAPQMMKDLEAERDFTARALVISTVEEEEDEGNGEKEMKYEGKDATEEEEGKGGGEQRVETEEKKNRGQEEHDGMTLEKHESEKESNGKMMERYESGKDGKMLEECESEEKQAANIMKEHESEEDKVGKTVEEFESGKIMEEQESEKIRLECVLEKEQDREITEKHEEDRKYVEEQENEKKMEEYGNVVEAFDSKKEQDKKNMEVFVTEKTQCGKIMDECGQDGKIIEKCEEEHDSEKEKQEKCMEELAVEKIQNAKVMLQYMRKDEQDAKIVDALDNEKEQEKKSLEVSETDKTQYAKMIEECEQENEQEGEHDSEKKQAGEIMKEQEVDKIQDGNITEEHESERQENEEDGETVEKCKEEYKSANEIDGKMMEEHGSKEQQDEKIMDAFDSDEEHDGNIMEEHENERQENEEDGENVEKSEEYKSPKEIDGKMMEEHGSKEQRDKKMMDAFDSDKEQDGNIMEEHENESQENEEDGKTVEKCEEEYKSANEIDGKMMEEHGSKEKRDEKMMDAFDSEKEQDETSMEVFETEKLQYPTRMEECGQENEQDGKTVEKHETMKACEQDKINIEKCEEEHESENEGWKVVEVFETEKMQYVKMMEECGQENEQDGKTVEKHETMKACEQDKINIEKCEEEHEIEKEDDGEEKDWKTLEMFKSEKGQDCKIGERNENGKEQEGEKEQGWKMTENCESEKIQYGNILEEHESENKQDGMIENQQDIQNQDKEGMSHVDVDKAVNVTVLRKEESYTEILKRDGTTEVGFENEKEPLIQTEEADTVFSQHAPLFPESPSPINDACIPESISNTQDKNEPQMCSTHTSSQINLPAIQFESDLSSLSNQSDSDIKGKTESIDSQASSEISKNSPDATSAEQTPEVRDEQQTDAERLQEDKIVDGSNDSAEGIDAESKTSPLSENQARTGQSDEGEGLVPVSHFPEDTDSAVDLKYCITHQLDPTNDIRDVKEGETAISLLASDTDVEQNLKCDTDPDQVNKDVKREILQNCETISETPNDRRNDKTADEK; from the exons ATGAAATCTATGAGGGAAGTTAATCTGGATACATACAGTTTGTCTTTACTTACGGCAAAAGAAGACATCCTGAATCCACGCTCGTCAACAAACTG GGCTCTATTTACCTATGATGGAATAATGAACAGACTCAAACTGGCTGATTCTGGAG TAGGTGGATTGAAAGAGTTGATGGCTAAACTTCACCCTAGACTGCCGCTTTATGGGATGTGTAGGGTGGGCAAAGCTCAACCCCGCATCGCGATGATATTATGG GTAGGAAATGAAGTGGATGAGTACCGCAGAGCTGAGTGTGCCAGTCATTTACCAGCAATCAGGGCCTTCTTTAAG GAAGTTCACATCTTTCTTCCTGCCCACACTTTGGATGAAATCACAGAGGAGAGGATCTGTACGCTGGCTCATAATGCTGCAGTGGTGACGCAGGGGCAGAGAGGGAGACCTGGCCGCCGGACAGGAGACGGACAGGCCATCGTG GGCACTAATTACAAGCGAACAATCGCAGCTGCAGAGATCCAGAGAATTCAGAGAGATTCTTTTTGGGCACAAGCGGAG agagaagaggaggaaaggAAAAAGGAGGAACAGCGGAGGGCAGCAGAGGACaggaggcagagagagaaagaacgaaTGCTTCAGGAAAGGAGAGAtgcaatagagagagagaggaggatgaatgaaaaagaacagaaaataaaggAGCAGAG gagaATACAGGCGCAAATGGAGGCAGAGGCCAAGAAACGGGAGAAAATAAAATGG GAGCACGAGGAAAGGGAGCGTGAAGAAGAGGAAATTAGAGCTAGATATTCACGCTCTCAATCAGAGGAAAAAGCTGCG GAGGCAGCAGCTCTGGTGTCTCAGCGTGCTTTAAACCCAAGAGAGTTTTTCAGACAAATGTCCTTCTCAAGTGTCCACACAGATTCCAGTCCCAGCTCCCCATCTCCAG tCAGGAGTCCCTATAGACGACTGCATCGCAGTCAGACAGACAGTATCTTCAGTTTCAATGAATCCCCTTCTTCTAGACCTACATCTCCATACAGATCATCAGTGGTGTCACCTTATTTTCCGTCGACTCCCACATCCCGGAGCCCAATCCTTTTCACTAGCACTATGGCTCCCTCGCTTCAGAATGGTGCAATGGTATCTACCAAAAGCCAGATCCAGCTATCTTCACCTAAGACGATGGAGCCACGGCTCCAAACTCAACCATCACCTACAACCAATGCAACTGAATCTGATATACTAGATAGTCTGGTCTTTTATCCACCTCCACCGACCCCTGAACAGCTCCAACCAGATGAGTCAGAGATAGTGGATGAGTTTCCTCCACCTCCCCCTGGTTTTGAGAATTCACCTGAACCATCTGTGAACCAGCCTGAGACACCTGACCACCCCTTAGGCCCTCTTCTTCCTCCTTCGTGTGTTTTGGTACCTGAGCCACCCAGCAGGCCACTTCCTGCTCTGCCTGTTGCTCCACAAATGATGAAAGATCTGGAAGCGGAGAGGGATTTTACTGCTCGGGCATTGGTTATATCTACggttgaggaggaggaggatgaagggaATGGAGAAAAAGAGATGAAATACGAGGGGAAAGATGcaactgaagaagaagaagggaaGGGAGGTGGAGAACAGAGAGTtgaaactgaagagaagaagaacAGAGGACAAGAGGAACATGATGGGATGACTTTGGAAAAacatgaaagtgaaaaagaatCAAATGGTAAAATGATGGAGAGATATGAGAGTGGAAAAGATGGGAAAATGTTGGAAGAATGCGAGAGCGAAGAAAAACAAGCTGCAAACATTATGAAAGAACATGAGAGTGAAGAAGATAAAGTTGGGAAAACTGTGGAAGAATTTGAGAGTGGGAAAATTATGGAGGAACAGGAGAGTGAAAAAATAAGGTTAGAATGTGtgctagaaaaagagcaggaTAGGGAAATTACAGAAAAGCATGAGGAAGATCGAAAATATGTGGAAGaacaggaaaatgaaaaaaagatggAAGAATATGGGAATGTTGTGGAAGCATTCGACAGTAAAAAGGAACAAGACAAGAAAAACATGGAAGTATTTGTGACTGAAAAAACACAATGTGGGAAAATTATGGATGAATGTGGGCAAGATGGGAAAATCATAGAAAAATGTGAGGAAGAACATGACAGTGAAAAGGAAAAACAGGAGAAATGTATGGAAGAACTTGCggttgaaaaaatacaaaatgcaaaagtGATGTTACAGTATATGAGAAAAGATGAGCAAGATGCGAAAATTGTGGATGCATTAGACAATGAaaaagaacaagagaagaaaagCCTGGAAGTATCTGAAACTGATAAAACACAATATGCAAAAATGATTGAAGAATGTGAGCAAGAAAATGAGCAAGAGGGAGAACATGACAGTGAAAAGAAACAAGCAGGGGAAATTATGAAAGAACAGGAGGTTGACAAAATACAAGATGGGAACATCACGGAAGAACATGAAAGTGAAAGGCAAGAAAATGAGGAAGATGGGGAAACTGTTGAAAAATGTAAAGAGGAATATAAGAGTGCAAATGAAATTGATGGAAAAATGATGGAAGAACATGGAAGCAAAGAACAACAAGATGAGAAAATTATGGATGCATTTGACAGTGATGAAGAACACGATGGGAACATCATGGAAGAACATGAAAATGAAAGGCAAGAAAATGAGGAAGATGGGGAAAATGTTGAAAAATCTGAAGAATATAAGAGTCCTAAAGAAATTGATGGGAAAATGATGGAAGAACATGGAAGCAAAGAACAACGAGATAAGAAAATGATGGATGCATTTGACAGTGATAAAGAACAAGATGGGAACATCATGGAAGAACATGAAAATGAAAGCCAAGAAAATGAGGAAGATGGGAAAACTGTAGAAAAATGTGAAGAGGAATATAAGAGTGCAAATGAAATTGATGGAAAAATGATGGAAGAACATGGAAGCAAAGAAAAACGAGATGAGAAAATGATGGATGCATTTGACAGTGAAAAAGAACAAGATGAGACAAGCATGGAAGTATTTGAGACTGAAAAATTACAATATCCGACAAGGATGGAAGAATGTGGGCAAGAAAATGAGCAAGATGGGAAAACTGTGGAAAAACATGAAACTATGAAAGCATGTGAGCAAGACAAAATAAACATAGAAAAATGTGAGGAAGaacatgaaagtgaaaatgaaggTTGGAAAGTTGTGGAAGTGTTTGAGACTGAaaaaatgcaatatgtaaaaaTGATGGAAGAATGTGGGCAAGAAAACGAGCAAGATGggaaaactgtagaaaaacatgaAACTATGAAAGCATGTGAGCAAGACAAAATAAACATAGAAAAATGTGAGGAAGaac ATGAGATTGAAAAAGAGGATGATGGTGAAGAAAAAGACTGGAAAACCCTGGAAATGTTTAAGAGCGAAAAGGGgcaagactgtaaaattggggaaaGAAATGAAAATGGGAAAGAACAAGAGGGAGAAAAAGAACAGGGTTGGAAAATGACAGAAAACTGTGAGAGTGAAAAAATACAATATGGGAACATCCTGGAGGAACACGAAAGTGAAAACAAACAAGATGGGATGATTGAAAACCAACAGGACATACAGAACCAAGATAAGGAAGGAATGTCACATGTGGATGTAGATAAAGCAGTGAACGTGACTGTGCTCAGGAAGGAGGAATCATACACAGAGATTTTAAAGAGGGATGGGACAACAGAAGTAGGTTTCGAAAATGAGAAGGAACCTTTAATCCAGACTGAGGAGGCTGACACAGttttttcccagcatgcaccactGTTCCCAGAATCGCCATCTCCAATCAATGACGCATGTATTCCTGAAAGTATTTCAAACACTCAAGATAAAAATGAGCCACAGATGTGCTCAACCCATACTTCATCCCAAATAAACTTACCAGCCATTCAGTTCGAGTCAGATCTTTCTAGTTTGAGCAATCAAAGCGATTCAGACATAAAAGGGAAGACTGAATCTATTGATTCTCAAGCTTCCTCCGAGATCTCCAAAAACAGCCCAGACGCCACATCAGCAGAACAGACTCCTGAAGTGAGGGATGAACAACAGACAGATGCAGAAAGGCTTCAAGAGGATAAGATTGTGGACGGCAGCAATGATTCGGCTGAGGGGATTGATGCTGAGTCCAAGACATCACCTTTATCTGAGAATCAAGCCAGGACTGGACAATCAGATGAGGGGGAGGGGCTTGTACCTGTCAGTCATTTCCCAGAAGACACAG ATTCTGCAGTGGACCTAAAATATTGTATTACTCATCAGCTGGATCCGACCAATGACATACGTGATGTTAAAGAGGGAGAAACGGCTATATCACTCCTGGCCAGTGACACAGATGTGGAGCAAAACCTAAAATGCGATACTGACCCCGATCAAGTGAATAAAGACGTTAAACGTGAAATTCTGCAGAACTGCGAAACCATCTCGGAAACACCCAACGACAGGAGGAATGATAAGACAGCCgatgaaaaataa
- the LOC109045135 gene encoding myb-like protein X isoform X1 produces MKSMREVNLDTYSLSLLTAKEDILNPRSSTNWALFTYDGIMNRLKLADSGVGGLKELMAKLHPRLPLYGMCRVGKAQPRIAMILWVGNEVDEYRRAECASHLPAIRAFFKEVHIFLPAHTLDEITEERICTLAHNAAVVTQGQRGRPGRRTGDGQAIVGTNYKRTIAAAEIQRIQRDSFWAQAEREEEERKKEEQRRAAEDRRQREKERMLQERRDAIERERRMNEKEQKIKEQRRIQAQMEAEAKKREKIKWEHEEREREEEEIRARYSRSQSEEKAAEAAALVSQRALNPREFFRQMSFSSVHTDSSPSSPSPVRSPYRRLHRSQTDSIFSFNESPSSRPTSPYRSSVVSPYFPSTPTSRSPILFTSTMAPSLQNGAMVSTKSQIQLSSPKTMEPRLQTQPSPTTNATESDILDSLVFYPPPPTPEQLQPDESEIVDEFPPPPPGFENSPEPSVNQPETPDHPLGPLLPPSCVLVPEPPSRPLPALPVAPQMMKDLEAERDFTARALVISTVEEEEDEGNGEKEMKYEGKDATEEEEGKGGGEQRVETEEKKNRGQEEHDGMTLEKHESEKESNGKMMERYESGKDGKMLEECESEEKQAANIMKEHESEEDKVGKTVEEFESGKIMEEQESEKIRLECVLEKEQDREITEKHEEDRKYVEEQENEKKMEEYGNVVEAFDSKKEQDKKNMEVFVTEKTQCGKIMDECGQDGKIIEKCEEEHDSEKEKQEKCMEELAVEKIQNAKVMLQYMRKDEQDAKIVDALDNEKEQEKKSLEVSETDKTQYAKMIEECEQENEQEGEHDSEKKQAGEIMKEQEVDKIQDGNITEEHESERQENEEDGETVEKCKEEYKSANEIDGKMMEEHGSKEQQDEKIMDAFDSDEEHDGNIMEEHENERQENEEDGENVEKSEEYKSPKEIDGKMMEEHGSKEQRDKKMMDAFDSDKEQDGNIMEEHENESQENEEDGKTVEKCEEEYKSANEIDGKMMEEHGSKEKRDEKMMDAFDSEKEQDETSMEVFETEKLQYPTRMEECGQENEQDGKTVEKHETMKACEQDKINIEKCEEEHESENEGWKVVEVFETEKMQYVKMMEECGQENEQDGKTVEKHETMKACEQDKINIEKCEEEHESENEGWKVVEVFETENIQYVKMMEECGQENEQDGKTVEKHETIKACEQDKINVEKCEEEHEIEKEDDGEEKDWKTLEMFKSEKGQDCKIGERNENGKEQEGEKEQGWKMTENCESEKIQYGNILEEHESENKQDGMIENQQDIQNQDKEGMSHVDVDKAVNVTVLRKEESYTEILKRDGTTEVGFENEKEPLIQTEEADTVFSQHAPLFPESPSPINDACIPESISNTQDKNEPQMCSTHTSSQINLPAIQFESDLSSLSNQSDSDIKGKTESIDSQASSEISKNSPDATSAEQTPEVRDEQQTDAERLQEDKIVDGSNDSAEGIDAESKTSPLSENQARTGQSDEGEGLVPVSHFPEDTDSAVDLKYCITHQLDPTNDIRDVKEGETAISLLASDTDVEQNLKCDTDPDQVNKDVKREILQNCETISETPNDRRNDKTADEK; encoded by the exons ATGAAATCTATGAGGGAAGTTAATCTGGATACATACAGTTTGTCTTTACTTACGGCAAAAGAAGACATCCTGAATCCACGCTCGTCAACAAACTG GGCTCTATTTACCTATGATGGAATAATGAACAGACTCAAACTGGCTGATTCTGGAG TAGGTGGATTGAAAGAGTTGATGGCTAAACTTCACCCTAGACTGCCGCTTTATGGGATGTGTAGGGTGGGCAAAGCTCAACCCCGCATCGCGATGATATTATGG GTAGGAAATGAAGTGGATGAGTACCGCAGAGCTGAGTGTGCCAGTCATTTACCAGCAATCAGGGCCTTCTTTAAG GAAGTTCACATCTTTCTTCCTGCCCACACTTTGGATGAAATCACAGAGGAGAGGATCTGTACGCTGGCTCATAATGCTGCAGTGGTGACGCAGGGGCAGAGAGGGAGACCTGGCCGCCGGACAGGAGACGGACAGGCCATCGTG GGCACTAATTACAAGCGAACAATCGCAGCTGCAGAGATCCAGAGAATTCAGAGAGATTCTTTTTGGGCACAAGCGGAG agagaagaggaggaaaggAAAAAGGAGGAACAGCGGAGGGCAGCAGAGGACaggaggcagagagagaaagaacgaaTGCTTCAGGAAAGGAGAGAtgcaatagagagagagaggaggatgaatgaaaaagaacagaaaataaaggAGCAGAG gagaATACAGGCGCAAATGGAGGCAGAGGCCAAGAAACGGGAGAAAATAAAATGG GAGCACGAGGAAAGGGAGCGTGAAGAAGAGGAAATTAGAGCTAGATATTCACGCTCTCAATCAGAGGAAAAAGCTGCG GAGGCAGCAGCTCTGGTGTCTCAGCGTGCTTTAAACCCAAGAGAGTTTTTCAGACAAATGTCCTTCTCAAGTGTCCACACAGATTCCAGTCCCAGCTCCCCATCTCCAG tCAGGAGTCCCTATAGACGACTGCATCGCAGTCAGACAGACAGTATCTTCAGTTTCAATGAATCCCCTTCTTCTAGACCTACATCTCCATACAGATCATCAGTGGTGTCACCTTATTTTCCGTCGACTCCCACATCCCGGAGCCCAATCCTTTTCACTAGCACTATGGCTCCCTCGCTTCAGAATGGTGCAATGGTATCTACCAAAAGCCAGATCCAGCTATCTTCACCTAAGACGATGGAGCCACGGCTCCAAACTCAACCATCACCTACAACCAATGCAACTGAATCTGATATACTAGATAGTCTGGTCTTTTATCCACCTCCACCGACCCCTGAACAGCTCCAACCAGATGAGTCAGAGATAGTGGATGAGTTTCCTCCACCTCCCCCTGGTTTTGAGAATTCACCTGAACCATCTGTGAACCAGCCTGAGACACCTGACCACCCCTTAGGCCCTCTTCTTCCTCCTTCGTGTGTTTTGGTACCTGAGCCACCCAGCAGGCCACTTCCTGCTCTGCCTGTTGCTCCACAAATGATGAAAGATCTGGAAGCGGAGAGGGATTTTACTGCTCGGGCATTGGTTATATCTACggttgaggaggaggaggatgaagggaATGGAGAAAAAGAGATGAAATACGAGGGGAAAGATGcaactgaagaagaagaagggaaGGGAGGTGGAGAACAGAGAGTtgaaactgaagagaagaagaacAGAGGACAAGAGGAACATGATGGGATGACTTTGGAAAAacatgaaagtgaaaaagaatCAAATGGTAAAATGATGGAGAGATATGAGAGTGGAAAAGATGGGAAAATGTTGGAAGAATGCGAGAGCGAAGAAAAACAAGCTGCAAACATTATGAAAGAACATGAGAGTGAAGAAGATAAAGTTGGGAAAACTGTGGAAGAATTTGAGAGTGGGAAAATTATGGAGGAACAGGAGAGTGAAAAAATAAGGTTAGAATGTGtgctagaaaaagagcaggaTAGGGAAATTACAGAAAAGCATGAGGAAGATCGAAAATATGTGGAAGaacaggaaaatgaaaaaaagatggAAGAATATGGGAATGTTGTGGAAGCATTCGACAGTAAAAAGGAACAAGACAAGAAAAACATGGAAGTATTTGTGACTGAAAAAACACAATGTGGGAAAATTATGGATGAATGTGGGCAAGATGGGAAAATCATAGAAAAATGTGAGGAAGAACATGACAGTGAAAAGGAAAAACAGGAGAAATGTATGGAAGAACTTGCggttgaaaaaatacaaaatgcaaaagtGATGTTACAGTATATGAGAAAAGATGAGCAAGATGCGAAAATTGTGGATGCATTAGACAATGAaaaagaacaagagaagaaaagCCTGGAAGTATCTGAAACTGATAAAACACAATATGCAAAAATGATTGAAGAATGTGAGCAAGAAAATGAGCAAGAGGGAGAACATGACAGTGAAAAGAAACAAGCAGGGGAAATTATGAAAGAACAGGAGGTTGACAAAATACAAGATGGGAACATCACGGAAGAACATGAAAGTGAAAGGCAAGAAAATGAGGAAGATGGGGAAACTGTTGAAAAATGTAAAGAGGAATATAAGAGTGCAAATGAAATTGATGGAAAAATGATGGAAGAACATGGAAGCAAAGAACAACAAGATGAGAAAATTATGGATGCATTTGACAGTGATGAAGAACACGATGGGAACATCATGGAAGAACATGAAAATGAAAGGCAAGAAAATGAGGAAGATGGGGAAAATGTTGAAAAATCTGAAGAATATAAGAGTCCTAAAGAAATTGATGGGAAAATGATGGAAGAACATGGAAGCAAAGAACAACGAGATAAGAAAATGATGGATGCATTTGACAGTGATAAAGAACAAGATGGGAACATCATGGAAGAACATGAAAATGAAAGCCAAGAAAATGAGGAAGATGGGAAAACTGTAGAAAAATGTGAAGAGGAATATAAGAGTGCAAATGAAATTGATGGAAAAATGATGGAAGAACATGGAAGCAAAGAAAAACGAGATGAGAAAATGATGGATGCATTTGACAGTGAAAAAGAACAAGATGAGACAAGCATGGAAGTATTTGAGACTGAAAAATTACAATATCCGACAAGGATGGAAGAATGTGGGCAAGAAAATGAGCAAGATGGGAAAACTGTGGAAAAACATGAAACTATGAAAGCATGTGAGCAAGACAAAATAAACATAGAAAAATGTGAGGAAGaacatgaaagtgaaaatgaaggTTGGAAAGTTGTGGAAGTGTTTGAGACTGAaaaaatgcaatatgtaaaaaTGATGGAAGAATGTGGGCAAGAAAACGAGCAAGATGggaaaactgtagaaaaacatgaAACTATGAAAGCATGTGAGCAAGACAAAATAAACATAGAAAAATGTGAGGAAGaacatgaaagtgaaaatgaaggTTGGAAAGTTGTGGAAGTGTTTGAGACTGAAAACATACAATATGTAAAAATGATGGAAGAATGTGGGCAAGAAAACGAGCAAGATGggaaaactgtagaaaaacatgaAACTATAAAAGCATGTGAGCAAGACAAAATAAACGTAGAAAAATGTGAGGAAGAACATGAGATTGAAAAAGAGGATGATGGTGAAGAAAAAGACTGGAAAACCCTGGAAATGTTTAAGAGCGAAAAGGGgcaagactgtaaaattggggaaaGAAATGAAAATGGGAAAGAACAAGAGGGAGAAAAAGAACAGGGTTGGAAAATGACAGAAAACTGTGAGAGTGAAAAAATACAATATGGGAACATCCTGGAGGAACACGAAAGTGAAAACAAACAAGATGGGATGATTGAAAACCAACAGGACATACAGAACCAAGATAAGGAAGGAATGTCACATGTGGATGTAGATAAAGCAGTGAACGTGACTGTGCTCAGGAAGGAGGAATCATACACAGAGATTTTAAAGAGGGATGGGACAACAGAAGTAGGTTTCGAAAATGAGAAGGAACCTTTAATCCAGACTGAGGAGGCTGACACAGttttttcccagcatgcaccactGTTCCCAGAATCGCCATCTCCAATCAATGACGCATGTATTCCTGAAAGTATTTCAAACACTCAAGATAAAAATGAGCCACAGATGTGCTCAACCCATACTTCATCCCAAATAAACTTACCAGCCATTCAGTTCGAGTCAGATCTTTCTAGTTTGAGCAATCAAAGCGATTCAGACATAAAAGGGAAGACTGAATCTATTGATTCTCAAGCTTCCTCCGAGATCTCCAAAAACAGCCCAGACGCCACATCAGCAGAACAGACTCCTGAAGTGAGGGATGAACAACAGACAGATGCAGAAAGGCTTCAAGAGGATAAGATTGTGGACGGCAGCAATGATTCGGCTGAGGGGATTGATGCTGAGTCCAAGACATCACCTTTATCTGAGAATCAAGCCAGGACTGGACAATCAGATGAGGGGGAGGGGCTTGTACCTGTCAGTCATTTCCCAGAAGACACAG ATTCTGCAGTGGACCTAAAATATTGTATTACTCATCAGCTGGATCCGACCAATGACATACGTGATGTTAAAGAGGGAGAAACGGCTATATCACTCCTGGCCAGTGACACAGATGTGGAGCAAAACCTAAAATGCGATACTGACCCCGATCAAGTGAATAAAGACGTTAAACGTGAAATTCTGCAGAACTGCGAAACCATCTCGGAAACACCCAACGACAGGAGGAATGATAAGACAGCCgatgaaaaataa